In Sorghum bicolor cultivar BTx623 chromosome 10, Sorghum_bicolor_NCBIv3, whole genome shotgun sequence, one genomic interval encodes:
- the LOC110430942 gene encoding uncharacterized protein LOC110430942 yields MEDQSWKAYFSHQPPPKPCLTKIILDLKKRELARPTFVCLQCTKESSSQQAMASHCKQHVQAGMPRGTVEHIKYYPDHTYFFLCSDAQPSSSSAAGALTQGPNQAKQVPWPSYKTVFAYAGSPFMTHLASLVRDNSNSVAPRTTPIGVKPNIDLALRLGPSLGTSDGSTIQARSDDNLVARFNK; encoded by the coding sequence ATGGAGGATCAATCATGGAAGGCCTACTTCTCCCATCAACCTCCTCCAAAACCTTGCCTAACCAAAATAATATTGGATCTTAAGAAGAGAGAACTAGCGAGGCCCACATTTGTATGCCTACAATGCACCAAGGAGTCTAGTTCCCAACAAGCCATGGCTTCCCACTGCAAACAACATGTCCAGGCCGGCATGCCTAGGGGGACAGTTGAGCACATTAAGTATTATCCAGACCACACATATTTTTTCTTATGCAGTGATGCTCAACCAAGTTCATCATCTGCTGCTGGAGCATTGACACAAGGGCCAAACCAGGCCAAGCAAGTACCTTGGCCAAGTTACAAAACTGTTTTTGCTTATGCTGGAAGTCCTTTCATGACACATCTAGCAAGTCTGGTAAGAGACAACAGTAACAGTGTTGCTCCAAGGACAACACCTATTGGAGTCAAGCCTAACATTGACCTGGCCCTACGGTTGGGTCCCTCTCTTGGTACATCTGATGGCTCCACCATACAGGCCAGGTCGGATGACAATCTGGTGGCTAGATTCAATAAGTAG